In Papaver somniferum cultivar HN1 chromosome 1, ASM357369v1, whole genome shotgun sequence, a genomic segment contains:
- the LOC113325363 gene encoding cytochrome P450 CYP82D47-like, whose translation MQVDLPNIEQKYYPLITGLLLAFLSFYYLWVSITRRSRNSKSKLRPPEVAGSWPIVGHLPQLVGSTPLFKTLANMSEKYGPVFMVRFGMHPTLVVSSWEMSKECFTTNDKFLASRPPSASAKYLAYDHAMFGFSFYGPYWRETRKISTLQLLTHKRLESLKHIPYFEINSCVKTLYARWVKTQSQIKQNVAGAAEDFVKVDMTEMFGHLTLNVVLRFVVGKPVFVHKDNDQNEDCQNEEELEGLKLHKTIVEFFELSGASVASDVLPYLGWLDVDGQKKRMKKIAKEMDLIAEKWLEEHRQKKRLQPLSSPTSMGINHDDENDFMAVLLSVLDEGKDDLFFGYNRDIVIKATCLTLILAATDTTSVTLAWALSLLLTNPRVLRKVQDELDTVVGKERNVEDRDVNDLVYLQAVIKETLRLYPAGPLAVPHEAIENCNVGGYEVKSGTRLLVNLWKIHRDPRVWSNPLEFKPDRFLPQQDGGTGEASKLDFKGQDFVYTPFGSGRRMCPGINFASQTLHMTLARLLHAFDFDIGSNGLVIDMTEGSGLTMPKVTPLEVHLRPRLPITLY comes from the exons ATGCAGGTGGATTTGCCAAACATCGAACAAAAGTACTACCCACTAATAACAGGCTTATTACTAGCTTTCTTATCCTTCTATTATTTATGGGTATCCATTACAAGGCGAAGCAGGAATTCAAAATCCAAATTACGGCCTCCGGAAGTTGCAGGTTCATGGCCTATAGTGGGTCATCTTCCACAGCTAGTAGGATCTACACCTTTGTTCAAAACCCTTGCTAACATGTCTGAAAAATACGGACCTGTCTTCATGGTCCGGTTTGGTATGCACCCAACCTTGGTTGTGAGTAGTTGGGAGATGTCTAAGGAATGCTTCACCACCAACGACAAGTTCCTTGCCAGTCGTCCACCTAGTGCTTCAGCCAAGTACCTCGCTTATGATCACGCCATGTTTGGTTTTTCGTTTTACGGTCCTTATTGGCGTGAGACACGAAAGATCTCTACTCTCCAATTACTCACACATAAGCGGCTCGAGTCGCTCAAGCATATCCCCTACTTTGAGATCAACAGCTGCGTGAAAACATTATATGCCCGTTGGGTGAAAACGCAAAGCCAGATAAAGCAAAATGTTGCAGGTGCAGCTGAAGATTTTGTTAAAGTCGACATGACAGAAATGTTTGGACATCTAACCTTGAATGTGGTGTTGAGGTTCGTTGTTGGAAAGCCTGTCTTTGTCCACAAAGATAATGATCAAAACGAGGATTGCCAGAACGAAGAGGAATTAGAGGGTCTAAAGCTTCATAAGACTATCGTAGAGTTCTTTGAACTATCAGGCGCTTCAGTGGCATCTGATGTTCTTCCATACCTTGGGTGGCTTGATGTGGATGGACAAAAGAAACGCATGAAGAAGATAGCCAAAGAGATGGACTTGATTGCTGAAAAATGGCTTGAAGAGCACCGACAAAAAAAGAGACTTCAACCACTATCAAGCCCAACATCAATGGGCATAAATCATGATGATGAGAATGACTTCATGGCCGTGTTGCTATCAGTTCTTGATGAAGGAAAGGATGATCTCTTCTTCGGTTACAATCGGGACATTGTCATAAAAGCCACATGTTTG ACACTTATCTTGGCTGCCACAGACACCACTTCAGTGACATTGGCATGGGCTCTCTCGCTACTACTCACCAATCCTAGAGTCTTGAGGAAGGTTCAAGATGAGCTTGACACAGTAGTTGGAAAGGAACGAAACGTAGAAGATCGAGACGTCAATGACCTGGTTTATCTCCAAGCAGTCATCAAGGAAACTCTCCGGTTGTATCCTGCTGGCCCACTGGCCGTACCCCATGAGGCTATTGAAAACTGTAATGTGGGTGGGTATGAAGTGAAATCAGGGACACGTTTGTTGGTTAACTTGTGGAAAATTCATCGTGATCCTCGAGTATGGTCAAACCCATTGGAGTTTAAGCCAGACAGGTTTCTTCCACAACAGGATGGTGGTACCGGTGAAGCTTCTAAGTTGGACTTTAAAGGTCAAGACTTTGTGTATACACCATTTGGTTCAGGACGGAGGATGTGCCCAGGGATCAACTTTGCCAGCCAGACGCTTCACATGACTCTGGCTCGGCTACTCCATGCATTTGATTTTGACATTGGGTCAAATGGACTAGTAATAGACATGACAGAAGGTTCAGGTTTAACAATGCCCAAAGTAACCCCACTAGAAGTTCACCTTCGCCCACGCCTTCCTATCACACTTTACTAG